From one Leptospira licerasiae serovar Varillal str. VAR 010 genomic stretch:
- a CDS encoding HEAT repeat domain-containing protein, producing MFGGNIFAEEQKDPFKESVLSKGRSQARAISEIKSKNRLDLVKELPKIISEPDAREDSIFASLALFSELEDLDSLAPSWANELDTVFKNTRNTEIQTRILELADRKKEKRLIYAVIAGLTHTDFEVRQSSYRYVQGIKDDRAMPHVLDLAVSNNPVYREYFLESAIWIKDERVQNLINKFATDDIPALRRRFFTVLNKNNIPDNRGNIPRMAAADPDEDVRLHGLEILKNRKSRQYISLFYKGITEPNPDLRKICTEALFYLNDKQGAKSVSEQLVKETVPGLKARLIDLLLELGAHGGGQGLLTVLDGDKDPGLRSRAAEVMGKLGFNPGTNELKRIFEKEKVNEVKLSLLKALGELKDKTSVPALISFASNNKKEYLPLRLQAIDTVRIIGDPECLPALFDAYVIEKTPEVKSEMEKAVREIISIKVSK from the coding sequence ATATTCGGCGGAAATATTTTCGCCGAAGAACAAAAGGATCCTTTTAAGGAATCCGTTCTTTCTAAAGGAAGATCCCAGGCACGAGCTATCTCCGAGATCAAATCCAAGAATCGTTTGGATCTGGTAAAAGAACTTCCTAAAATTATTTCAGAACCGGACGCGAGAGAGGATAGCATTTTTGCTTCCTTGGCTCTCTTTTCCGAGTTAGAAGATCTAGATTCTCTCGCTCCAAGCTGGGCAAACGAGCTTGATACTGTTTTTAAGAACACTCGAAACACAGAGATCCAAACTAGGATCTTAGAACTTGCGGATCGAAAAAAAGAAAAAAGACTGATCTATGCCGTAATCGCCGGACTCACTCACACCGATTTTGAAGTGAGACAATCTTCTTATAGATATGTGCAAGGGATCAAGGATGACCGGGCCATGCCTCATGTTTTGGATCTTGCAGTTTCGAATAATCCTGTTTACAGAGAATATTTTTTAGAGTCTGCTATCTGGATCAAGGACGAAAGAGTTCAGAATCTGATCAATAAGTTTGCTACGGATGATATTCCTGCTCTACGTAGGAGATTTTTTACAGTATTAAATAAAAATAATATACCAGATAACCGGGGAAATATCCCGCGTATGGCGGCTGCAGATCCGGACGAAGATGTTCGTTTGCACGGCCTGGAGATCCTGAAGAATAGAAAAAGTAGGCAGTACATTTCTCTTTTTTATAAAGGGATCACGGAGCCGAATCCGGATCTCAGAAAAATCTGCACAGAGGCATTGTTCTATCTGAATGATAAACAAGGAGCTAAATCAGTTTCGGAACAATTGGTAAAAGAGACTGTTCCTGGTCTCAAAGCAAGATTGATCGATTTATTATTGGAACTCGGCGCTCACGGTGGCGGTCAAGGATTGCTTACTGTTCTGGATGGCGATAAGGACCCTGGTCTTCGTTCTCGCGCTGCAGAAGTAATGGGGAAATTAGGATTCAATCCTGGAACAAACGAACTTAAGCGTATCTTCGAAAAAGAAAAAGTGAACGAGGTCAAACTTTCTCTCTTAAAGGCATTGGGAGAATTGAAAGATAAAACTTCCGTTCCGGCCTTAATTTCATTCGCTTCTAATAATAAAAAGGAATATCTTCCTCTTCGTTTACAAGCAATCGACACCGTTCGGATCATCGGCGATCCTGAATGTTTACCTGCATTATTCGATGCATACGTGATCGAAAAGACTCCGGAAGTGAAATCCGAAATGGAAAAAGCGGTCAGAGAGATTATATCTATTAAGGTCTCCAAATAG
- the ribE gene encoding 6,7-dimethyl-8-ribityllumazine synthase encodes MPQELKAKLDGKGQKHCIVVSRFNEFIVESLLKGSLEGLRMTGVEENDITVVRIPGAYELPIVVSKAAQSKKYDSIICLGAVIRGATAHFDFVAGESAKVGSIGVQHSVPVIFGVLTTDTIEQAIERAGTKAGNKGYEAALTAVEMTNLLKLL; translated from the coding sequence ATGCCTCAAGAATTGAAAGCCAAGCTGGACGGAAAGGGACAAAAACATTGTATTGTTGTCTCCCGTTTTAACGAATTCATAGTCGAGAGCCTTTTAAAAGGTTCACTCGAAGGACTCCGCATGACAGGAGTCGAAGAGAATGATATCACTGTGGTAAGGATCCCGGGAGCTTACGAACTTCCGATCGTGGTTTCCAAAGCCGCTCAAAGTAAAAAATACGATTCCATCATTTGTTTAGGCGCAGTGATCCGAGGAGCTACCGCTCATTTCGATTTTGTTGCCGGAGAATCCGCAAAAGTAGGTTCCATCGGAGTGCAACACTCTGTGCCTGTAATTTTCGGAGTTTTGACCACGGATACGATCGAGCAAGCCATTGAAAGAGCCGGTACCAAGGCAGGTAATAAAGGTTACGAGGCTGCTCTGACTGCGGTGGAAATGACGAATCTTCTTAAGCTTCTCTAA
- the nusB gene encoding transcription antitermination factor NusB, translating to MSSSRRKSREIALMALYQLELVDSALSEVLKFRWYDKKIETEERDFAVSIINGVVKNAETIDTLIKKYSRNWDFARISPVNKCILRLSIYGLLHSKEIPPRVTIDEAVELTKEFESENSVPFINGILDSILQYETNRHGKPDPQEPNLPGDGRT from the coding sequence ATGTCTTCTTCCAGACGGAAGTCCCGCGAAATCGCATTAATGGCATTGTACCAATTGGAATTGGTGGATTCCGCCTTATCGGAGGTCCTAAAATTTCGTTGGTACGACAAAAAGATAGAAACGGAAGAAAGGGATTTTGCCGTTTCTATCATAAATGGTGTTGTGAAAAACGCGGAAACAATCGATACTCTCATCAAGAAGTACTCGAGAAATTGGGATTTTGCCAGAATTTCCCCGGTGAACAAATGTATTCTGCGTTTGTCCATTTATGGGTTATTGCATTCCAAGGAAATTCCGCCAAGGGTCACCATCGACGAGGCGGTCGAGTTGACTAAGGAATTTGAAAGCGAGAATTCGGTCCCTTTTATTAACGGGATCTTGGATTCCATCCTTCAGTACGAGACGAACCGACATGGAAAACCCGATCCGCAAGAACCGAATCTTCCTGGAGACGGAAGAACCTAA
- a CDS encoding tetratricopeptide repeat protein: MENPIRKNRIFLETEEPKPSYYYGDEPEEFRPKRHYNPTAFAWGALAASLLLLIGLAIWYSFFREGRPGFGTNGVADGKSPLMPKGSLAQELQRPYLPDGTNNPLLTKCVTLYKQNYRKQSFDYCTEFLTGPATSQEKSLALTVLGVIYDEDGRFPQAIDSLQKAITLDGNNVYAYYNLTLAYAHSGQNSAARSTALKAREIAPNDPRIALMAGNLFNEINDPDAAIDAYKQGLSSSPDDPYLTYNLALSYFKKGEIPQAEEHFKLVVMRARGGKLAALSNSYLGNISYNRGDYVSAEHYFREAATLTPNDAKALYNLSIVLKKNGKLEESVKYLELANQAGSNDPELFRSIAEGFEQLNQGEQSINALQKGLKYNPNNLDLLFQLAETYYNKGDLLAAEETYRRIVDSTPGDSFTETALLNLGVVLDQMERYGEAITYLNRVLDLNPKNAKAYYNLGLVYKHTGNGTQAIENFRKASYLDPDDIKPKEALGDYYLENKFYREAIEEYSALFKQKEDYYKVALKLAEAYMGTGESSSAEKILLQVLNRSRNSNEIKQAHKKLALLYNKSKDPDLKNRAKDEAYRSAHMDPEDYEGRLVLSKILLDSNSVLDREKAIEELTAIVRSEVKPKTASTAYNYLGVAFYKNGEYKKAVRSFQNAIDLDPSNTEAYDNKRAATAALEDSSKRDGLF, translated from the coding sequence ATGGAAAACCCGATCCGCAAGAACCGAATCTTCCTGGAGACGGAAGAACCTAAACCTTCCTACTATTATGGGGACGAACCGGAAGAGTTTCGTCCTAAGCGTCATTATAATCCGACTGCATTTGCTTGGGGAGCGTTAGCTGCTTCTCTCCTCCTTTTGATCGGTCTTGCGATTTGGTATTCTTTTTTTAGAGAAGGAAGGCCCGGTTTCGGTACGAATGGAGTTGCGGACGGCAAATCCCCTCTTATGCCAAAGGGAAGTCTCGCACAAGAATTACAAAGACCCTATCTACCCGACGGAACGAACAATCCACTTTTAACTAAATGTGTAACTTTATATAAACAGAATTATAGAAAGCAGTCATTCGATTATTGTACCGAATTTTTAACCGGTCCTGCCACAAGCCAGGAGAAATCTTTGGCTTTGACTGTTCTCGGAGTGATCTACGACGAGGACGGAAGATTTCCTCAGGCAATAGATTCATTGCAGAAGGCGATCACTCTGGATGGGAATAACGTATACGCATATTATAATTTAACTTTAGCTTATGCTCATAGCGGGCAGAACTCCGCCGCAAGAAGTACCGCTCTTAAAGCAAGAGAGATTGCGCCTAATGATCCCAGGATCGCACTTATGGCGGGAAATCTTTTCAATGAGATCAACGATCCTGATGCAGCGATAGATGCGTATAAACAAGGACTTTCCTCTTCTCCTGACGATCCTTATCTAACATATAACCTTGCATTAAGTTATTTTAAAAAAGGAGAGATCCCTCAGGCGGAAGAACATTTCAAGCTTGTGGTGATGAGGGCGAGAGGTGGAAAACTCGCGGCACTTTCTAATTCTTATCTGGGAAATATTTCCTATAATCGCGGAGATTATGTTTCCGCGGAACATTATTTTAGAGAAGCGGCAACCCTAACTCCTAACGATGCAAAGGCATTGTATAATCTTTCCATCGTTTTGAAGAAGAACGGCAAGTTGGAAGAGTCCGTAAAATATCTGGAACTCGCCAACCAGGCAGGTTCTAACGATCCTGAGTTATTCCGTTCTATTGCAGAAGGTTTCGAACAGTTGAACCAAGGAGAGCAATCTATCAATGCGCTCCAAAAAGGTCTGAAATATAATCCGAACAATTTGGATCTATTATTCCAACTCGCGGAAACTTATTATAATAAAGGAGACCTTCTCGCTGCGGAAGAAACTTACAGAAGGATCGTAGATTCCACTCCAGGTGATAGTTTCACTGAGACTGCATTATTGAACTTAGGCGTGGTCCTGGACCAAATGGAAAGATATGGAGAAGCGATCACATATCTAAACCGAGTTCTGGATCTAAATCCTAAAAATGCAAAAGCATATTATAATTTAGGTCTCGTATACAAACACACAGGCAACGGCACACAGGCGATCGAAAATTTCCGCAAAGCATCTTATCTGGATCCGGACGATATCAAACCTAAAGAAGCATTGGGCGATTATTATCTAGAAAACAAATTTTATAGAGAAGCGATCGAAGAATATTCCGCGCTCTTTAAACAAAAAGAAGATTACTATAAAGTGGCCTTGAAACTCGCGGAAGCTTATATGGGCACCGGAGAATCTTCGAGTGCAGAAAAGATCTTACTGCAGGTCTTAAATAGATCCAGAAATTCAAATGAGATCAAGCAAGCTCATAAGAAGCTCGCACTCCTATACAATAAGTCGAAAGATCCTGATCTGAAGAACAGAGCCAAAGACGAAGCATATCGTTCCGCGCATATGGATCCGGAAGATTACGAAGGACGTTTGGTCCTTTCTAAAATCCTATTGGATTCCAATTCCGTTTTGGATCGAGAAAAGGCGATCGAAGAATTGACAGCGATCGTAAGATCGGAAGTAAAGCCTAAGACTGCATCTACCGCTTATAATTATCTGGGAGTTGCATTTTACAAGAACGGAGAATATAAAAAGGCAGTTCGCTCCTTCCAAAATGCAATAGACTTAGATCCGTCCAATACGGAAGCTTACGATAATAAGCGTGCCGCGACGGCTGCATTGGAGGATTCCTCCAAGAGGGACGGTCTTTTCTGA
- a CDS encoding GxxExxY protein, with translation MNQLDQITGEIIDSAFKIHKTIGPGLLESVYEMILFQELTNRKLQVTNQKYISFEYEGIVFKNAFKVDLLVESSVVIEVKSVEKTLPVHSKQVLTYLKLMNLPVGLLLNFGTALMKDGISRIVNHYEP, from the coding sequence ATGAATCAATTAGATCAAATTACCGGAGAAATCATAGACTCTGCTTTCAAAATTCATAAGACGATTGGTCCAGGTTTATTAGAATCAGTGTATGAGATGATTCTATTCCAAGAACTTACAAATCGTAAACTCCAAGTCACAAATCAAAAATACATCTCTTTCGAATATGAAGGTATAGTCTTTAAAAATGCATTTAAAGTAGATTTATTAGTAGAAAGTAGCGTCGTTATAGAAGTTAAATCCGTAGAAAAGACATTGCCTGTTCATTCCAAACAAGTTCTGACTTATCTTAAATTAATGAATTTGCCTGTTGGATTATTATTAAACTTCGGAACTGCTTTGATGAAAGATGGGATTTCTCGAATCGTAAACCATTACGAACCCTAA